agccaaatccacccagctcccagcactgtacctcaggaatataccatcttgcactgctcaagatgggcaatgcagatttattaattggttcaccgcttcagcaatggaaagtggttatacaccagcctttgcaaaacctgagattagccacacacttcatacaaacttactggtaaagataaacagttaaacaaatgtattgactataaaagatagattttaagtgatattaagtgaaaggcaaaaagtcagttagttaccaaaagaaataaaatataagtacgcagtctaaactctcagcCCTGTTAGACTGcacaacatctagattaagcagtttctcaccccactggatattgcagtccttaatatacaggtttgttccttaaacctgggccaatctctTCTGTTGGAATCTTggcttcttctcagtgtcttagtTGCTTGCAACATAGGTTGGGGCAGGAGAAAAggcccagtatgtgtccactctgttttataccctcagtccatgtgcttggaaaacacaagtccaggcatgtctggatGGGCCTTGCTGAGTCTCTaggcaaggctgagcaattcccctaGTGTGGCCTCATGCAGTTGAGTCATTGCATcatagctcccttgctggacaatggttgttgatgAGTTGATTGATACCCCACCCAGGTGTTggctactttccttgctgttgcctctggggagctaatgtCTGtttgattccccaacttacagcatgttttagtgaccaccatacaacacaattctcataacttcatatgcattattGATATACACATAGGGTAGacaaatgactttcagcagatcataaactttcccctgataccttagaaggcatgctttatatgtaagatcacgattataaaaaaaatgaggaatatggaggAATATGGAGGTTCACCATCATCTTCCAGAAAAAACACAGTTATTTTGCTGTttaagtggctgcatttctgccTTATGCTCATTTGGTATTTCAGTGCTTTACTTGCAAATGTTCTAACCAAATTCCAACTTGGCCAAATACATTGTACCTACTTGAACTCCTGTTACTGATATTCTTCCTTATTTACTGTGGTTAAGTTTTGCTGTCTGCTGTATTCCATGCTAGGGGTGGTTACATCTTTGTGATGAGTGGTGTGATTCCTGCAAATTCCTTATGTACCTCACATGGAGGATTGTGAGGCTGAGTTTTATAATGTTTGTAAATTACTTTGAGATCTTTGTTTGGAGGGCATTCTGGAATGTGGTGCATTAAGTCTTCCAGTCTTATTCAGATTTTTACTGAAATAATTCTACAAAGGGCCAAGTTTTCTTTCATCATAGGAACCTCTTGTGTATGTTTGGGAGGTGGGCTGAGTGGCTCTTCAGTGGGCCATGGGATTGAACATGCATAGTGTCTGCACTTACACATAATACAGGTTGTTTACAAAAGTAAGATAACTGATTAATCTTTTCCTATGAGGATGGGGTTAGAGAAATCCTACTGTGTTGCTTTGTAactcaaaaatgtatttttctttataTAGGTCAAAGGTTACTGGGAAGTTCAGCTCCTGTCAATATTCCAGGTTCTGTTGCTCGTTCCTCATCTTTACATTCATCATCTTCCCTTTCAACCTCTCCACTCAGTTCTCTTTCACAGTCGTTGTCTCAGTCTTTTATTTCATCCACTATGGCTCCTCACCAACAGCAGACTCAGCCTTTGAAATCAGAACATAGTATGTTAGGCacttcagcctcttctcataactCTTTAGGTAAGTCATGTGAATGGTTAATCCTTTGTGTATAATAGAAAGGGAGTCCATGGCAAGTCAAATAGATTTTCAGCTGAAGTCTGTTTACCTTTCCTGTGATCTCTCATCTGGAAGTCAAAGTTTCATTATTGTTATAAATAAGTAATTTATCCTATTCTTTACAAATAGAGTAAGAGATTCATGCCTCAGACAGCTTCctatctaaggctatgtctactctGGCAATagaacgacaaaacttttgtcttttagaggtgtttaaaaaagaaacaaccctgaaagacaaaagttttgccgacgacatgcaccagtgtgaacagcgctttgttggcaggagagccgaCAAACAGAGGCTATACTGCGCAAGTTTTAGCGGCATGGCTGTAGCAACACAGCTGggttgctaaaagctgtgtagtttagacatagcctaagactaATCAGAAAAGTAAACATAAGTCATAAGACAAAGTTCAGGGAAGGGAAAGTGAGGAGAGATTATTGACAATGGAGGAAGGAACAAAGGATTCCTGGAAATGGTGGGTTTTAAAGAGGGATTTGAAAGAGAAGAGAGGGCACTTGGCACCTTAGTTGGAGAACATTCTAGCTACAAAAATAGTGTGAATTACAATCCAGAGCAGAGAATGTGAGAGAGCTGAAGCTGAAAATATGAGATTTTGGGGCAACAACTACTTTTTGGAATAGAAAGAGATTCCTAGTGTTCCCATTTCAGGGCTGTGCTTTTTGTGaaagcaaacaaaccaaaacccacaCACAATGAGGTTGCCGGAATGCTttgagtactttaaaaaaatcttttgctTAATGCTGCATCTCTGAACATATGTGGAACTGTTATTACATATCTTGCAGCTCAAAAAATATAACTGCTTAGTGCTTTTATCTAATTGTCTAGTTCCCCATGTGGTGCATTTTATTGGAGGTGTGCAGCATGTTTATTTTTGTGTCCTATGTTTGGCAGGTTTAAATGGTGTTACAGGGAGCATTTGGGACTTCGTAACTGGGAGTTTCTCTCCTAGTCCATCCCCAATATTGAACAGCAGTACTGTACCCTCAACAAACTCAAACACCAGTGGAAGTGAATTAGCTCATGTTAGACAGGAACTTGATGATGCCAATCAAAAAATAAAACGATGGGAAGATTCTTGGCAACAAGTAAAGCAGGTACAGTAATGACGGTGACACTAAATTAAGGTTTGTTTCCTGAATAACTTCTAATAAGATCACTTTCTTATTGTCTTTATTTTTACCAAGGCATATTTAATTGTAATTTGAATGTAGGGGTTTTATTCCATTTTACCAAATCATTAATCCTGAATTCTGGCTTTTCATGTCTAAATTGTGCTGGAGGCATGAAGGAGACTGATCAATAGCAGCTGAGAGAGATCCAACTTGTTACTTCCCTTAAATCATTCTGCTTTTATAGACAGACACAAACAGACAGAATGGCTTTATGGAGCATGTTCAACAGttacctctgctgctgctgtttcagcAACGGGTGGCATGTCTACCCTCCAATACCTGCTTCAGAATGTCAGTAGCATACaggaatgaatcatagaatatcagggttggaagggacctcaggaggtcatctagtccaacccactgctcaaagcaggaccaatccccaactaaatcatcccagccagggctttgtcaagcctgaccttaaaaacctctaaggaaggagattccaccacctccttaggtaacccattccagtgcttcaccaccctcctagtgaaaaagtttttcctaatgtccaacctaaacctccccctctgcaacttgagaccattactccttgttctgtcttctggtaccactgagaacagtctagatccaacctctttggaaccccctttcaggtagttgaaatcagcaatcaaatcccccttccttccttctcttctgcagactaaataatcccagttccctcagcctctcctcataagtcatatgctccagccccctaatcatttttgttgccctctgctggactctctccaatttttccacatccttcttgtagtgtggggcccaaaactggacacagtactccagatgaggcctcaccaatgccgaatagaggggaacgatcacgtccctcgatctgctggcagtgtttCTACtaatatagcccaaaatgccgttagccttcttgtcaacaagggcacactgttgactcatatccattttctcgtccactgtaacccctaggtccttttctgcagaactgctgcctagtcactTGGTCCCTAGACAGTAGCgttgcatgggattcttctgtcctaagtgcaggactctgcacttgtccttgttgaacctcatcagatttcttttggcccaatcctctaatttgtctaggtccctctgtatcctatccctaccctccagcgtatctaccactcctcccagtttagtgtcagaTTGGAGTGAGATTGGACACAACTAGTACatggctcgggctgtggggcatAGCTGGACATTTTAGCGAGCTCCCTAGCACTCAGGATGCTAGTGTCAACATCTGCCTGGCTTCTCCACGGGTGCATTTGAGGGTGGGTAGTAAAGGGctttttctgttcttttccatCTCCTGGCATATTTGCACTGATCACAACAGTTCTAATTTTTTCTGCTGTTGAAAGTTAATAAATAGAGTAGTTTTACTATACTGTATTTTTAGGTTTTTATTGTCTTTTGCCATCAAATTATGAACTGATCAATtcctatttttatatatacagcTCCATAAATGTGCATAGAGACTTACAGACAAGTAGATATGGCATTCTTGCTTAACATCTAAGTTAAGACAAAAAACAAAGGGAAGTGATAAACAATGGGTGGTGGGAATAAGGGAAAGTGATGGGGACAGTAAGATCATATTGTAGCTGAAGGTAAGTATTGCATGTATCTTGAGGGCTTTTATAGTTACGCCTGTGTTCTTAGTTTACAAAATACTTTTATAACTTTCTGCAAATGTTTTTGTCCCAGGCATGTGATGCATGGCAAAAAGAGGCCCAAGAGGCAAAGGAACGTGCTAAAGTGGCAGATGCTGACAAAAAACTAGCTCTTCGGAAAAAAGAAGACttagaaaataaatgtaaaaagctGCAGGAACAGTTTGATATGTGTCTGTCCACTACAGTTCTCCATATGAAAAGCTATGGCGATATAAAAAAGATACCATTACCAAAGCTTCAGTCTTTACAAAACCAACTGCGTTTAGATTTAGAAACAGTAGATGGGGTAAGTGTGTCTGTACTGTGGATATTGTTCGTTAAAATAGACAGTTTAACAGTATTGTATTGCTGATTCAGAGTTTCATTTCAAACTGATATAATGTTAAATCTAAATACCATTTTGGTCTGAAATATGCCATAGTTTAAATTTTCCCAATGCaactgattttttcttttttattttggtgCTCAGCTGTAACAAGAATGGCAAGCAACTTCAGATATCTTTCAGTGAGAAAAAAACAGATTAAAACATGCTTTTAACTACAATGCACTAAAGAGAAGCTATGTAAATAAAGAGCTTTAAATAACTGGAGAGTGTGTAGTGAAGTCTCCTATTTAGAAACTGACATCTCTGCATGCAAACTAGGGTGGAAGAGGTGAGGTGGGCAGCTAGTGATGGTAAagtaaatataaatttaaaacaagAAATTGCTTTCCTTTCAAGTGGTATATTGTTATCTCGGCGGTTAGTTTAGTTCATTTCTGATCTCTCTCTTTGTATGATCTTATAATTGATTATGTGTGCAAAATTAGAGgctactctttttttaaaattggcctATATATAATCTGTAATTTAGCAATATGAAGATGGCCTAATCACAGataacaattacattttaaagaTGCAGTCTTTCTTCTGCAAGTCTGGTGACCTTACACACGTCTCAGAAAACAGAACATAGCAAACTTTTTTTCAGACTACTGTAaccaatttttcattttctacCATGTAACTAAAGAAGACTATTAAAGTTTTTGGATGAAATCCTGAGATGAACAGAGGATATGGCAGCCAGAACACAATTTCAGACTTCCACTTAAAAAATTCTAAAGAAAATCTGAACAAAAGTTATATATATTTTATGCCCTTTGACCCCCAACACTGAAATGTCTGAAGAACATAAATAAGAATTAGCCACTGTCTTCATGAATGACGGCTCAAAAATCTGACAAAAGAAAATGTACCCAATATGGAGACGTaactgggcaaattggttgaaactgttgTAAAGAACAacattatcagacacatagataaacatgacATGGGGAAGACTCAGTACAGCTTTTGGTGAGGCATGTTTTTCCTTTACAatatattagaattctttgagggtgttgACAAGCATGATTCAGTCTGTActtggacctgtgctgttcaatgtattcataaatgatctggcaaACAGGATGAACAGTAAGacggcaaaatttgcagacaatacaaaattactcaaaatagttaagtccaaagctaacACTGAAGtgttgcaaagggatctcactaaactgacTAACTGGGcgacaaaatggcaggtgaaattcaatgttgataagtgcaaagtaatgcacattggtgACAGTcacaactacacatacaaaatgatggggtctaaattagctattaccactcaagaaagatcttggagtcatcatggatagttctctaaaagcATCTGTtcattgtgcagcagcagtgaaaaaacaaacaaacaaacaaaaccaacaatGTTAGGAATGAGATAGATAATATGTAAGGGTACGATTCTGTCAGAGGTCAcctggattccatgactttctgggaTCTCTGTGACTtttgcagtggcagagctggagcagctgtcagccccgtggcagccagagcagcatcTGAAGGAGTGGATGGGATTGAGTCAGCCCccttggggctggagcagctgctcgAGGTCAGCCCCCAGCAGCACTCCTAACTATTAATCCCTCCCCACacaggatatttttagtaaaagtcacagacaggttgtgggtttctgtgaatttttgtttattgtctgCGACCTGTCCCTGACTTATAGTAAAAATACATGTGACAGAATCTTAATCTttataataagacagaaaatatcataatgccgtTATATAAATTCATGTATTCTGGAATACAGTCAGCAAtgctggttgccccatctcaaaaaagatgtgaGAACTGGAAAAAGGTacggagaagggcaacaaaaacagttatgggtatagaacagcttccataggaggaaaCTGGtcctgttcatcttagaaaagtaATGActtaggggggatatgatagaggtctataaaaatcacaaatggtgttgagaaagtgaataaggaagtgtttatttACCCTTTCATGTAAGCACAAGAATTAggagtcacctgatgaaattaacaggcagtgggcttaaaacaaacataattCACTGCCAACCTGTCGAACTCGTTCCATGGGCTGTTATGAAGGCCAGAAgcataactggattcaaaaattTATTGAAGAtgggtccataaatggctattagccaacatggacagtaatgcaaccccatgctccaaatgtccctaaacctccaattgCCAGAGACTGGGtctggatgacaggagatggatcactcaaaattgccctgctCTTTTCATTACCTCTGAAGCAGCTGTCACTTGCCACTATTAGAGACAGgatagatgggccattggtctgaccagtatgaccattcttatgttcttaaccaaaCACTAGCAAGGAGTAGACAAGATCAGCAAAACAAGCTAGTGCTAGTAAAAAGGGGATAAGAAGAGTTTTGTTTACTTTGGGAACTTGTTTTGATGGTCTTGTATCAGACATCAGTGGAACCAGAGTTTCCAAGGGGCTTTGAGGAAGAAGAGGGTTATTCTTGTAGACTACTCTCTGTGGGTTAGCAGTACTTGATAATTGAGAACAAAAGATTATAAACACAGTGGCTTATAAGCACACACTTCACCAAGTTCAGACTCACAGCTCACCTTCTTTGGATGATGATCTACAACCAGTAAAGTGAGAGGGAAGACAGTTGGAGTTACATAGAACAATTAGgtcaaagatttattttttttaatccttctgCTGTGGCAACCACATTTATTTGCCAGCATAATAGCTTCCCCAAAGTCTTGATCAGCAGATTTGTATTATGTTGTGTATATAGGAGGTCTCCACTCTGACTGATGCAAATTACATGCATTGTGAGGAAATGTGTCAGATTGAATTGTCGATATTCACAGTGGCAGACCAACCTCTCAAAAGGACAAATGCTCAGTCTTCTCAGTTTTAGagcttgtcttcatgtacagcAATACGGTGGTGCAGCTGTGTCACTCTAtcactttagtgaagatgctcctatgccgatgggagagcttctcctgtcagcatagttaatccaagTCCCCAGTAGGGGCTTGAGGttgttaggtcagtataactatgttgctcagggctgtggattttttGTACCCCAAGCGATGTAGTAATTGTGATATAagtccgtagtgtagacctggcctgagtttCGGTTGGTATTACTCATCCAGGTTTTGGTTCTGCTGGGAAAAATTTGAGCCACAGTTTGTTTTGCACTTGTGTCCTTCCTGAACATGTTATTGCTTTATAGGCTATTCTCAGTTCTGTTTACCTTGTTCTGGTGCTTGAACTAGCTATTAATTGTACCAACAGAAGATTCTTAAGTGTTATTGAAGTAAGAATTTATCAAATAATATGGATACAGCAGACACTGAGACTTTACATACTGGAATTTTTATTGAGAGCAATTTTCTTTCTACAGGTAATTTTCCAACTTCATTCAAAGAAGTGTGTTGTATGCCAAGAACATGACCGTAGTGTAATCCTGCAGCCATGTCAGCATTATGTACTTTGTGAACACTGTGCAGCTAAACAGGAATGTCCTTGCTGCAAGACGAAAAAAAGAAATGGTGATGAAAAGTCATGGTACTTATAATCATGTTAATTAACTAAATATATATTATGTTCTGGTATTTTAGATAAGAATTATATCTGTAGTAATTAATCCATTTACTAGTGCTAGACTGATCTCCATTTTGACCTTATAAGATATTTTAGTTATTTTTACTATAGGAAATGTGGTTTGGCTGCCTTTATGTATTGAATTCTATTAATTAAGTTCTAAAGTTCCATGGTTATTTCTTTCCCCACCTGCCCTTTTCAGTTTTCCACTTACATTCCCGGTGCACAAGCTACTCAGGTTCACTTACAGCATAATCACTTCTTACAGGTGTGTACTCACAATGCATGAATTGGGGAATTTATGTCCGTGCCTTCCATTAGCATTAATGTAAGACACTCATGTAAATACAATACTTCTTGATGGGAGGACCTTACCCCTCACCATGTTTATGGTGTGCTGTAATCCTTTGCCAGTATTTCTGAATCAGTCTAACACTACTGTTTACTTGATTATTTGAAGAAATTTGATTCCTGTAAAAGCACTTTGCTAACTGTTTTTTGTTAGAGATTGTTATAAATTGGTTTAACCTGCTTTCTAggttttaatgtttatttttttaatatgcgGTATGAAGCTTTGCGTGTGTACTGTGAACTTAAAATATTTATATCAGATTTACTGTTAAATCATATTATGATAGTATAGTATagttaaatttcattttttggTTTTAGTAGTTACTAAATGAACAGTTACATATAAATGAGAACTTGCCTAGAATTTTTACAGTTTAAGTCAACTGCAAACTAATAGTATTTATAAGTATACTAGCAGAGAGTGACATTGAAAGAGACACATGCGTAAATATTCaaatactttttttattttgtgaaaCAAACCAGTTTTCTTAAACCACTGTGCATTTGCATATTGCCCCAAGTTGGATTTTTGTAGTCTTAATGAAAGCATTTGTATAACTCCTAATCTGTGTGATTACATATCATGAATTGATATAATCCATAGCCACTTTTACCAAGTGCCTGTGCCTTTCACCCAATAAAATTGCAAAATATGTGAAGGAAACAGTTTGCAAACAATTTATACCACCTAATTCTGTACAGGACAATTGATGATAATTAAAATTCTCAACTTTCTGTAATACAATTTCAAAATAATACCTTGCAATGGACGAAAGATACTAGGTTTTGtttttacataaataaatacaatacacCTTTGGGTTTAGCgctaaaattatttaaatattttttcagacAATGGTGCTTTGttgtaatgatttttttaaaaagctgttgtCCATATTTAATGCTGATGATTAATGCAGTTTAGGAGAAGTTGATTATTGTATCTTAACACTATCTTGTTACTTTCCTTAAAGTTAACTATTCTTGTAGGGAAGAGTTACCTGTGGTGTTACTTTTCTTTCCCGTTAAATACAGGTATGACACAAGTACAGCTTACATTCAAATGACCTACCACTGTGTTACATAATGTGTATATTCCTATTAATTAATACATTAATGAACAAGAAGTGCATTCATATGACCAGCAAAGAGTTTAATTATTTCTGAAGTTTGTTCAGATGCATTGCAATAGAAACAAGATATATGCTAATTTGTATTTATGATCTTGAAAAATATCTTTGAGCTTTGTATCAGTGTTTAAAGAATTCAGAGCCCAATCCAAAACCCCCTAAAGTCAATGTGCTTTCATTGATTTATACAGACTTTGAACTAGGCCTTGAGTTAGCAGAAACAAGCACATAAGATTACatttattgtaaaaataaaatctacaGAATCATCATTACCTTGTTCTATCAAACTGTGAGAACATGGAGATCTTTTGAGAATGAGGGAGGGAAGATAAAACCCATGATGGATTTACATTTGGAACAGGAGCTCTTAAAAGTAATTTACAAACACAATAGTCTGAAGATAATTGtagaa
The nucleotide sequence above comes from Mauremys reevesii isolate NIE-2019 linkage group 10, ASM1616193v1, whole genome shotgun sequence. Encoded proteins:
- the UNKL gene encoding putative E3 ubiquitin-protein ligase UNKL isoform X6, producing the protein MNVVIPQTGCQSKPGAHLFSADSIGIANEWSRSLNSTNSITDNNGQSGNISCASSPTVMSSSGSCSSLSPIGPLCRQRSLANGALCSECSPSGVSSPNSSYPKAPGFEREDQMKQKSLPADNYQKISEQDNKQNHLSVFSVVNPLASSITSSITSSLASSIGSDNSSPTALSAISTKALPFYPGSNTVESVIGSALDLHFSDINVASLDKELEDQENSDLGLTSQRLLGSSAPVNIPGSVARSSSLHSSSSLSTSPLSSLSQSLSQSFISSTMAPHQQQTQPLKSEHSMLGTSASSHNSLGLNGVTGSIWDFVTGSFSPSPSPILNSSTVPSTNSNTSGSELAHVRQELDDANQKIKRWEDSWQQVKQACDAWQKEAQEAKERAKVADADKKLALRKKEDLENKCKKLQEQFDMCLSTTVLHMKSYGDIKKIPLPKLQSLQNQLRLDLETVDGVIFQLHSKKCVVCQEHDRSVILQPCQHYVLCEHCAAKQECPCCKTKKRNGDEKSWYL